Sequence from the Helianthus annuus cultivar XRQ/B chromosome 13, HanXRQr2.0-SUNRISE, whole genome shotgun sequence genome:
ATAAGAGCATTGTTCATGTCATAGATTCTCCTAATGCCCAACCCACCTTCTGTCTTAGGTAAACACACGCGACTCCATTTAACTTTAGCTTTACCTTTGATGTTATTCCCTTGAGCCCATAGAAACCTTCGCATCCTATCTTCAAGATCGTGAATAATTCTTTTAGGCAAGATGAAAACAGACGACCAATATATATGCATAGAGGCTAAAAGTGATCTAACAAGTTGAAGACGACCAGCAAACGACAAGCTTTTAGCTTTCCAATCAGTGATTCTCGATTCCAGATTTTCAACCAGCTTTTTACAATCCGAATAAACTAACCGAGATGAGATAAGAGGGACCCCGAGATACCGTACCGGAAGTACACCTTCCTCGAACCGCATAGTGGTTAGAATTTGTATTTTAACATGATTCGGAACTCCACCAAAGAAAGCTGTGCTTTTAGTCATGCTCGGAACCAGCCCCGACATATTCTTGAACATATTCAACGATTCTTGAATGACAGCCGCAGATTTAGGATCACCCCGAGCAAACAAGAAAAGATCATCTGCAAAACATAAGTTAATAATCCTCTGTTCTTCACATTTATGATGGAATCGAAAATCGGTAGACATGTCAACTTGCTTTTGCAGGATCAACGTAAGGACCTCCATTACCAACGTAAAAAGATAAGGAGACATAGGGTCCCCTTGTCGTAACCCCCGCTTCCCCTTAAAATAGCCATGAAGATTCCCATTTATCGCCAAAGAAAACGTGGTCGAGGTGACACACGCCATTACCCATTTGATCATCTTTTGGTGGAACCCAAACCTGTGAAGAATCTTTTCCAAGAAACCCCAATCTACCGTATCATACGCCTTCTGAATATCGACTTTAAAAGCACATCTTGGGGGGCCATGATTCAGGTGATAATTATGCATTAACTCTTGAGTTAGGAGAATATTATCAGAGATCTTTCTACCCGGGATAAAAGCAGACTGATTAATACTAACAATATAACCAAGGCCCTCTTTAATACGAGTGGTGATAATCTTACTTATACACTTATAAAGAGTATTACAGCAAGAAATAGGCCTATAGTCCGTAAAAGACTCAGGGGTCTTAACCTTCGGGATTAACGAAATTACCGTGTGGTTTAGCTGATTAAGAAGCTTTCCATTCATAAAGAAATTCTGAATCGCTAAACAGACATCTTTCCCCACAATATCCCACGCCTTCTTAAAGAAAACAGAGGTATATCCATCCGGGTCTGGTGCCTTATTCCCGGCAATGGAGAACATTGCTTCTTTAATTTCACCTTCAGTCACTGATCGGATCATATTATTAGCTTTTACAGCCGAAAGCTTATTGTGAAAAAGATCCATATTAGGACTAAGATCCACCTGGCCAACATTCCCAAAAAAATTAGCAAAATGGTCAACGAAAGCTTGGGCCGCTGCACCCCCTCATGTAAAAGCCCACCAGAATCACGTATCGATAGAATTCGACTACGATGATTCTTAGCTTTCACAACGTTATGAAAATATTTCGTATTCGAGTCCCCCAGATTCAGCCAATCAACTTTCGATTTCTGTTGTAAGAACATTGCTTCATCATGAATAGCTTCCTTATATCTTTGAAGGAGCCTGCTATGGTTTGCGAGAAGGCTCCCATTAGACGGATCCTGATCCAAATCACCCTGGCATTCATCTAGCTCTTTTCTAGCCTTCTTAACATTCTCATGCAGATTGCCTTGTTGAATGAATAGCTTTCTCAAGGGGGTTTTAAGAAGCTTAAGTTTCATAACAATTTGATACATATGAAACCCCGTCATTTCTTTGTTCCAAATCAGATTTACCTCATCAAGAAAACCATGCTTCTCCGCAATCAAATTCACAAATTTAAACGGCCTTGGTTTTTCTCTAGTTATCCCTGGTAACTTCAGAATACAAGGGGCATGATCCGAGACCTGAAACGGGTGAAAAAACGCACCTACATTTGGAAAAACCGTAATACAGTTTATGTTGCACATGATTCGGTCCAATTTTTTGAAAATAGTGCCACCTCGTTGATGATTATTCGTCCATGTGAAGTGAAGGCCTGTACTATTAACATCAAAGACTTCAATGGTATTAATACATTCCTTAAACTCCCGCGAACCAATGTTATACCTCGAAGTACCAGCACTCGAATCATCAAGAAACAATGAGGCGTTGAAATCCCCCATAAGAGCCCACTGCTTATCCTTCATGAAAACACTATGACCACATAAATTCTGCCACAAGCTCCTTCTATTCATATAATGGTTCTCCGCATACACAAAAGAACAAAATAGAGACTTTTTATCAAGTTTGAATATTACTTGTGTATGAACTACCTGGTCAGATTGCGAGAGGACCATAACATCAACTACATTAGGATCCCACCCGAGCATGATCCTAGTTCCTTTCGTACAGCAACTAGCATTCGTGGTCCAAAACCACGAATTAAAAACCTTTTGACACACCTTGGAAACATTTGAGCTGTCAACATGAGTCTCCATGATTGCACATATTTGAACATGATTATCCACAACTACTTGACGAACCTCCTTCTGTTTGAGGGAGCGGTTCAATCCCCTGATGTTCCAAGCAAGAATACTACCCATTAAAACCCACTGGACCGGGTGTGCTTGCACCCTCAGACTTGTTACCAACTTTGTTCGCCATGTACTTGGGAATGTCAGCTAGAAGACTATCCACATCCGTGTCATCCACCATTACCTCATTCGTGGTCTGACTCTTACCCTTCGATTTTAAAACGGTTCCCGCATCAGCTCTACTACCCCCATTTACGTCCTCCATACTATCCGCATCTGATCCTAGCACATCAAAAGGATTAGACGTGAGGATTCGGTTAGTATTTGCACCTGAATTGTTCGTTTTAGA
This genomic interval carries:
- the LOC118485720 gene encoding uncharacterized protein LOC118485720; the protein is METHVDSSNVSKVCQKVFNSWFWTTNASCCTKGTRIMLGWDPNVVDVMVLSQSDQVVHTQVIFKLDKKSLFCSFVYAENHYMNRRSLWQNLCGHSVFMKDKQWALMGDFNASLFLDDSSAGTSRYNIGSREFKECINTIEVFDVNSTGLHFTWTNNHQRGGTIFKKLDRIMCNINCITVFPNVGAFFHPFQVSDHAPCILKLPGITREKPRPFKFVNLIAEKHGFLDEVNLIWNKEMTGFHMYQIVMKLKLLKTPLRKLFIQQGNLHENVKKARKELDECQGDLDQDPSNGSLLANHSRLLQRYKEAIHDEAMFLQQKSKVDWLNLGDSNTKYFHNVVKAKNHRSRILSIRDSGGLLHEGVDLSPNMDLFHNKLSAVKANNMIRSVTEGEIKEAMFSIAGNKAPDPDGYTSVFFKKAWDIVGKDVCLAIQNFFMNGKLLNQLNHTKDL